In Amycolatopsis sp. FBCC-B4732, the genomic stretch TGCACCGGCTCGACCCGCAGGTGCCGCTCGCCGACCAGGTCGGCGCGCTCGCCCGGCTGCGGGACGAAGGCAAGGTCGCCCGGATCGGGTTGTCGGAGGTCAGCGTCGCGCAGCTGGACGAGGCGCGAGCCATCGCGCCGATCGCGAGCGTGCAGAACCGCTACAACCTGACCGACCGGGCGTCCGAGGATGTTCTCGCTTACTGCGAGCGTGAGGGGATCGCGTTCGTGCCCTGGCTGCCGATCGCACGCGGTGACCACGCGACGGCCGGCGGCGTGCTCGGAAAGGTCGCGGCCGGGCTCGGCGCGACACCCGCCCAGGTGTCCCTCGCCTGGTTGCTGCGCCGTTCCCCCGTGGTGATCCCCATTCCCGGCACGTCGTCGATCGCGCACCTCGAAGAAAACTGTGATGCCGCGGAAACCGAGCTTTCCGACGACGATTTCGCGCGCCTGGGCGAACTGGGATGAAAACGGCCCGGCCGCGGTCTCCCGCGGCCGGGCCGTCCGGTTCGGGCCTGGATCAGACGAGCCAGCCGATGAGGTGCGCCAGGTGCGCCAGCGCACCCGAGATGATGTCGTGGCAGTAGTGCGCGTGCTGGGCGAACGTCTGCATGGAATGACTCCTTGATGACTCGAAAATAGTTTCCCTGGAGATGCTCCGGTAAGAGCTGCGTCAGGTTTTCACCGTGCTGGCGGGCTGTCAAAGAGCCATTTTCGAATGCGCTCGGCACCGCGGAATCTTCCCATCCTAAACACGTAATCCCTTCGTGTTCGACGCCGGGGTGCCCGGTTCGGCGGTCAACCACTCTGGGTAGCAAGCAAGTCGATCATCACTGTGGGTGATTCTGAACTTGATCCGACATCCCGGGTACGCCGGTAGCTCGATGTGGTGATCACCGGCCACGAAAGGTGAGATCTCGATGATCACCCTTTCGAGTGGCGGAAAGCAAGAAAAAGGGGACGCCGGGCGCGGTATCCGCACCCGGCGTCCCGTTGGGGGAGAAGGGAATCAGGCTCGCGCGAACGAGAGCGTCTCGCCCTCGACCCCGCGCAGCCACAGGTCCTGCGCGGCCGCCGCCATCTCGGCGAGGCCTTCCTCGATCGTGGCGAACACGTTGCCGGGCACCCAGCCCGCGTCGCCGTTGATCAGCAGGTTGTTGCGCCCGTAGAAGATCGCGAGATCGGTCGCGCCCTGGTCGCTGTGGGCCTCGCTGTCGTCGTCGTAGCCGTACGCCGGGTTGCCGATCTCCCAGGCCTCGAAGCCGAAGTACACGACGTCACCCGGGATCGGCGTGATCGTCGGGTTCTCCCGGCCGGGCTTCGGCTCCGCGAACGGCGGCACGAGCGTGTAGACCTCGTTGCGCGCGTACTTCGCGTGGTAGGCGGAACCGCTCTGCGGCAGCGCGTCCCACACCGCGCGGCACGTCCGCGGCGCTTCGTCGTCCAGCAGCCGGGCCCGGCAGGAAACCCCGCGCTTGTCGAGGGTGATCGTGATGTACCGCGCCATGCTCAGCTTCCCGTGACGGACGCGACGACCTCGCCCCAGATGCGCAGCGCGTCGTCGACCTGCTCGGCGTTGACGACCAGCGGCGGCACCATGCGCACGACGTTCATGTACGGCCCGCAGGTGAGCAGCAGCAGGCCGTTCTTCGACGCCGTCTGCTGCGCGGCGGCCGCGGTCGCCGCGTCCGGCTCGCCGTCAGCGGTGGTGAACTCCGAGCCGACCAGCAGCCCGAGTCCGCGCACCTCACCGATCGCCGGTGTCTTGTCCGCGATCACCCGCGCGCCTTCGAGCAGCTGACGTCCGCGCTCGGCGGCGTTCTCCACCAGGTTCTCCTGCTGGATGACCTCGAGCGTCGCGATCGCCGCCGCGCACGAGACGGCGTTGCCGCCGTACGTGCCGCCCTGCGAACCCGGGAACGCCTTCGCCATCAGCTCCTGCGAAGCGGCGATGCCGGACAGCGGGAAGCCGCTCGCCAGGCCCTTCGCGATGAGGACGATGTCGGGGGAGACGTCGAAGTGGTCGTGTCCCCAGAACTTGCCGGTGCGGCCGAAGCCGGTCTGGATCTCGTCGAGGACGAGCAGGATGCCGTGCCGGTCGGCGCGTTCGCGCAGGCCTGCCATGAACTCCGTGTTCGCCGGGACGTACCCGCCTTCGCCGAGCACCGGCTCGACGAAGATCGCCGCGGTCTCGTTCGGCGCGCTGACCGTCTGGAACAGGAAGTCGAGCTCGCGCAGCGCGAACTTCGTCGCCGTCTGCTCGTCCCAGCCGTAGTGGTAGGCGTACGGGAACGGCGCGACGTGCACACCGGCCATCAGCGGGCCGATGCCGGCGCTGAACCGCGTCCCGGACGTCGTCATGCTCGCCGCCGCGACGGTCCGGCCGTGGAAGCCGCCCTGCATGACGATGACGTTCGGGCGCTTCGTCGCCTGCCGCGCGAGCCGCAACGCCGCTTCGACGGCTTCGCTGCCCGAGTTCGCGTAGAAGAGCGAGTCGAGCCCGCTGGGCAGGACGGCGCCCAGGCGTTCGGTCAGCTCGAGCAGCGGCTTGTGCATCACCGTCGTGTACTGCCCGTGGACGAGCTTGCCGATCTGCTCCTGCGCGGCCCGCACGACGTGGGGGTGGCAGTGCCCGGTGCTCGTGACGCCGATCCCGGCGGTGAAGTCGAGGTGGCGTTTGCCGTCGACGTCGTAGAGGTAAACCCCTTCACCGTGGTCGACCACGACGGGCGTTGCCTGCTTGAGCAGCGGAGATAGCTGGGCCATGGCAGCGTGCTCCTAGGTCGGTTGAGCGGGTTGTCGATTGTTGACAATATCCATAGCATGGCCCTCGGGACAACACGTGAGGAGCAGTCGGGATGAGCGCGAGCACCGAGTCCGGCGTCGTCGACGCGGTCGGCAAGGAACTGTTCATCGGCGGCAAGTGGGTCGCCGCCGGGTCCGGGAAGACGTTCCCGGTGGTCGATCCGGCCACCGGCAAGGAGCTGTGCCAGGTCGCCGACGCCTCCCCGGCGGACGGCCTCGCCGCGCTGGACGCCGCCGTCGCCGCGCAATCGGACTTCGCGAAGATGGCGCCGCGAGAGCGCGGCGAGATCCTGCGCCGGGCGTACGAGCTGCTGATGAAGCGCCAGGAAGAGCTGGCGCTGCTCATGACGCTGGAGATGGGCAAGCCGCTCGCCGAATCGAAGGGCGAGATCGCCTACGCCGCCGAGTTCTTCCGCTGGTTCGCCGAGGAGGCCGTCCGCATCGACGGCGGCTTCGCGACCGCCCCGAACGGCGTCGGCCGGTTCCTCATCACGAAGCAGCCGGTCGGCCCGACGCTGCTGATCACGCCGTGGAACTTCCCGATGGCGATGGGCACCCGCAAGATCGGGCCGGCGATCGCCGCGGGCTG encodes the following:
- a CDS encoding DUF3830 family protein, which gives rise to MARYITITLDKRGVSCRARLLDDEAPRTCRAVWDALPQSGSAYHAKYARNEVYTLVPPFAEPKPGRENPTITPIPGDVVYFGFEAWEIGNPAYGYDDDSEAHSDQGATDLAIFYGRNNLLINGDAGWVPGNVFATIEEGLAEMAAAAQDLWLRGVEGETLSFARA
- a CDS encoding aspartate aminotransferase family protein, which encodes MAQLSPLLKQATPVVVDHGEGVYLYDVDGKRHLDFTAGIGVTSTGHCHPHVVRAAQEQIGKLVHGQYTTVMHKPLLELTERLGAVLPSGLDSLFYANSGSEAVEAALRLARQATKRPNVIVMQGGFHGRTVAAASMTTSGTRFSAGIGPLMAGVHVAPFPYAYHYGWDEQTATKFALRELDFLFQTVSAPNETAAIFVEPVLGEGGYVPANTEFMAGLRERADRHGILLVLDEIQTGFGRTGKFWGHDHFDVSPDIVLIAKGLASGFPLSGIAASQELMAKAFPGSQGGTYGGNAVSCAAAIATLEVIQQENLVENAAERGRQLLEGARVIADKTPAIGEVRGLGLLVGSEFTTADGEPDAATAAAAQQTASKNGLLLLTCGPYMNVVRMVPPLVVNAEQVDDALRIWGEVVASVTGS
- a CDS encoding aldo/keto reductase, translating into MTSTYTFEDGFSVHRLGFGAMRLTEWDHARDGGEAVARRAAELGVTFFDTADAYDLGLNEELLARALHPYPGILVATKCGHARPSRGEWVPLGRPEYLRQQAELSLRRLRLDQLELLQLHRLDPQVPLADQVGALARLRDEGKVARIGLSEVSVAQLDEARAIAPIASVQNRYNLTDRASEDVLAYCEREGIAFVPWLPIARGDHATAGGVLGKVAAGLGATPAQVSLAWLLRRSPVVIPIPGTSSIAHLEENCDAAETELSDDDFARLGELG